A single window of Leishmania panamensis strain MHOM/PA/94/PSC-1 chromosome 35 sequence DNA harbors:
- a CDS encoding protein kinase-like protein (TriTrypDB/GeneDB-style sysID: LpmP.35.4370), whose protein sequence is MKSYRAPASFQQGRYIPNKVLGTGTYGQVIRCHDTLTGKDVAVKVAQSDAAYRRSALNEISALLCLKENHDSANILDSFEDAGHVCIVSELLDRNLFEVLRNRGFGPLSLSEVRQVALHVLGALASLHNGGYMHCDIKPENIMLRYSTPVSSDSSSPVLGPSTSENSSSGLSNKSGEHNNFPNVQPPGLETLKLDTNGNTHNQLWRDVHSIDSFKNTHNVAFQDSDLNTGFSSRPGNRLGGYSQQQHGQRGSDDVTAAISSADLRHSSRLDALFSMSTASAGTPGTGNNSCNDLRVDRNILSNKGNECQERKKCSPDSNPYCRTCLIDFGAVRRFNENTYYDVQSLWYRAPEVLCGLPYTAAIDSWSVGCVLFELFTGKPLFPGENLQHQLSLIVQHVGHPSKAALTLGCLAAQFQLPMAYMSPDARREHMRQWIFSAREAGLQRWRKHQMQKLQEVHMAGNQQLRSRRTADAPNAKMEEDALLAATPYGDSDVDGTSEELERLVDLILDLLHPDESQRLSCAQALCHPFLNNVPQSCKATPCPYTATPAACFPPMSATSAAMPCIMATTTTGQPVMMTTSPLSVPMGCSPLSPFVVHSVHSAPGAAVPFTVAPVESMLGMEMNVSPLSAPSQHQPAQTFNTYPTVAAPTVYTTNTTGHVMQCAVPVFTQVTHRVASNVGPAFLPLGMTTQSPVGGVYCSPTATTSQQQYPPSGMNISPTFSPAGALVHAHMPLAFTPTAASNPSTAASVASVQPLGVPSYVLASAGTAPCICDYYSDMAPPGMPPYVLCHFQPHHACTTVVSP, encoded by the coding sequence ATGAAATCTTACCGAGCTCCGGCGTCCTTCCAACAGGGTCGCTACATCCCAAACAAGGTTCTCGGTACAGGTACGTATGGGCAGGTGATACGGTGCCACGATACTCTCACAGGCAAAGATGTCGCTGTGAAGGTCGCGCAAAGTGACGCCGCGTACCGTCGCTCCGCTTTGAACGAAATCAGCGCTCTGCTATGCCTCAAAGAAAACCACGACTCTGCGAACATCCTGGACTCCTTCGAGGACGCCGGACATGTTTGCATTGTCTCAGAGTTGCTGGACCGAAACCTCTTTGAGGTACTTCGAAATCGTGGCTTTGGTCCGCTGTCGCTGAGCGAAGTGCGCCAAGTTGCTCTGCACGTCTTGGGCGCCCTGGCCTCGCTCCATAACGGCGGGTACATGCATTGCGACATCAAGCCCGAGAACATAATGCTGCGCTACAGCACCCCCGTCAGCTCTGATTCCTCCTCGCCAGTGCTGGGACCCTCCACGAGCGAGAATTCCAGCAGTGGACTGTCGAACAAGAGCGGCGAGCACAACAACTTCCCAAACGTACAGCCGCCCGGACTAGAGACCCTGAAGCTGGACACCAATGGCAATACCCACAATCAGCTCTGGCGTGACGTGCACTCGATTGACTCCTTCAAGAACACTCATAACGTGGCCTTCCAGGACAGCGATCTGAACACGGGATTTTCCTCGCGCCCTGGCAACCGTCTTGGGGGCtactcgcagcagcagcacggacagcgcggcagcgacgacgtcACAGCTGCGATTAGCAGCGCGGACTtgcgtcacagcagcagactcGATGCACTCTTCAGCATGTCAACCGCTTCAGCAGGCACCCCCGGCACCGGTAACAATAGCTGCAACGACCTACGTGTGGATCGCAATATACTGAGCAACAAGGGTAACGAGTGTCAGGAACGGAAAAAATGCAGTCCCGATTCTAATCCGTACTGCCGCACGTGCCTGATCGACTTCGGCGCCGTGCGCCGCTTCAACGAGAACACGTACTACGATGTGCAGTCACTCTGGTACCGTGCGCCGGAGGTATTGTGTGGGCTTCCATACACCGCCGCAATCGACTCCTGGAGTGTTGGCTGCGTCCTCTTCGAACTCTTCACCGGCAAACCGCTTTTCCCGGGCGAGAACCTGCAGCATCAGCTCTCACTGATTGTCCAACACGTTGGCCATCCGTCTAAGGCGGCGCTTACGCTGGGATGCTTGGCAGCGCAGTTCCAGCTTCCCATGGCGTATATGTCGCCTGATGCGCGACGGGAGCACATGCGGCAGTGGATTTTTTCCGCCCGCGAGGCagggctgcagcggtggcgcaagCACCAGATGCAGAAACTGCAAGAGGTTCACATGGCCGGcaaccagcagctgcggtcTCGCCGTACCGCCGATGCTCCGAACGccaagatggaggaggacgctCTGTTAGCCGCTACTCCCTACGGCGACTCAGACGTGGATGGGACTTcagaggagctggagcgacTTGTCGACCTGATCTTGGACCTATTGCATCCTGACGAGTCGCAGCGACTGAGCTGCGCACAAGCTCTGTGCCATCCGTTCCTGAACAACGTCCCGCAGTCCTGCAAGGCTACCCCGTGCCCGTACACCGCTACCCCAGCTGCCTGCTTTCCGCCTATGTCTGCCACgtcggcggcgatgccgtGCATTATGGCTACAACCACCACTGGACAGCCGGTAATGATGACCACCTCGCCGTTGAGCGTGCCGATGGGATGTTCTCCTCTGAGTCCATTTGTGGTGCACTCAGTCCACTCCGCCCCAGGCGCAGCCGTGCCCTTCACCGTAGCGCCAGTGGAGTCAATGCTGGGGATGGAAATGAATGTGTCACCTCTCAGTGCTCCCTCGCAGCATCAGCCTGCTCAGACGTTCAACACTTACCCCACTGTCGCGGCCCCGACAGTGTACACTACCAATACCACGGGGCATGTGATGCAGTGTGCTGTGCCAGTCTTCACACAGGTGACTCACCGAGTCGCTTCAAACGTTGGCCCCGCGTTTCTGCCACTTGGCATGACAACACAGAGCCCAGTCGGTGGTGTCTATTGCTCCCCTACCGCAACTacatcgcagcagcaatacCCACCGTCGGGAATGAACATATCACCCACTTTCTCACCAGCTGGGGCGCTCGTACACGCGCATATGCCGTTGGCATTCACACCAACCGCAGCTTCCAatccctccaccgccgcctccgtaGCATCAGTACAACCCCTCGGTGTCCCGTCGTACGTGCTTGCAAGTGCGGGCACGGCTCCTTGCATATGCGACTACTACTCTGACATGGCCCCACCCGGGATGCCGCCTTATGTTCTGTGCCATTTTCAACCGCACCACGCCTGTACCACGGTCGTCTCTCCCTGA